From the Lysobacter sp. FW306-1B-D06B genome, one window contains:
- a CDS encoding secretin N-terminal domain-containing protein: protein MHTRYARRARGMLVLAAAVLLAGCGAAGQFRKADRLFEDGDYVQAVAQYEAVSAASPHDVRYRQQYLFKKRLALETLFRDGERARQQGNFAQAEGAYQTILQIEPGNSAAQEWLRRLAAMRRHNEELMKIDELIAAGEPDQAEERVRDVLAEAPDNLRAQNSLDRIRTAVASKKAREDTLGEQFRKPVTLEFRDVPVKTAFEVLSNASGINFVYDQDIRPDLKVTVFLRKTPLDEAIRMIGLSTNLETRPLNNNSVMVFPRTPQKISDYRQLNIRTFYLANAQAKTVAETLKTILKSENLVVDEKLNMLVMRDSPDAIRLAERLVALQDIGEPEVVLDVEVLEVKRSSLLDMGISLPDEIAFSVVGPGQTSTALPISQLRNLNSDSIFATVPNATVKLHDERSDAKILANPKIRVKSKEKASILIGDKVPVITSTSTSTGFVSETVNYVDVGLKLEVEPAVYAGDEVSIKVSLEVSNLVREIVTKSGTLSYQIGTRNAQTVLRLKDGEMQILAGLINKEDRQVANGWPFISRFPILNRIFGTQKDDVQNTEIVLSIRPRLVRGVRHAGLDEMEFESGTASYLRGRNGAPPAEPEVQAPAATAPTGAGAASPGAAVPSALPSDAPAQAQPLPPSSNVLLDWAVPGEVRAGEQFTAVLNISALKAIEQLPVLIGFDPKVLQVVGIEEGMFMSQGGGQSTLTQQVNLSDGKIVATATRQGTAVSGQGTLLQINFRALAAADRTDVRVLSATPAPEQVGPARTASVAIKVR from the coding sequence ATGCACACACGTTATGCGCGTCGCGCGCGGGGAATGCTGGTGCTGGCGGCCGCCGTGCTGCTGGCCGGCTGTGGCGCGGCGGGACAGTTCCGCAAGGCCGACCGCTTGTTCGAGGACGGCGACTACGTGCAGGCGGTCGCCCAGTACGAGGCCGTCTCCGCGGCCAGTCCCCACGATGTGCGCTACCGCCAGCAGTATCTGTTCAAGAAGCGCCTTGCCCTGGAGACCCTGTTCCGCGACGGCGAGCGCGCGCGCCAGCAGGGCAATTTCGCGCAGGCCGAGGGCGCGTATCAGACCATCCTGCAGATCGAGCCCGGCAACAGCGCGGCGCAGGAATGGCTGCGTCGCCTGGCGGCGATGCGTCGGCACAACGAAGAGTTGATGAAGATCGACGAGCTGATTGCCGCCGGTGAGCCGGACCAGGCCGAGGAGCGCGTGCGCGACGTGCTGGCCGAAGCGCCGGACAACCTGCGCGCGCAGAACAGCCTGGACCGCATCCGCACCGCGGTGGCGAGCAAGAAGGCCCGGGAGGACACCCTCGGCGAGCAGTTCCGCAAGCCCGTCACGCTCGAGTTCCGCGATGTGCCGGTGAAGACCGCGTTCGAAGTGCTGTCCAACGCGTCGGGCATCAACTTCGTCTACGACCAGGACATCCGCCCGGACCTGAAAGTCACCGTGTTCCTGCGCAAGACGCCGCTGGACGAGGCCATCCGCATGATCGGCCTGTCGACGAACCTGGAAACGCGGCCGCTCAACAACAACTCGGTGATGGTCTTTCCGCGCACGCCGCAGAAGATCAGCGATTACCGCCAGCTCAACATCCGCACGTTCTACCTGGCCAACGCGCAGGCCAAGACCGTGGCGGAAACGCTCAAGACCATCCTCAAGAGCGAGAACCTCGTCGTCGACGAGAAGCTCAACATGCTGGTGATGCGCGACAGCCCGGACGCCATCCGCCTGGCCGAACGCCTGGTCGCACTGCAGGACATCGGCGAACCGGAGGTGGTGCTCGATGTGGAAGTGCTGGAGGTCAAGCGCTCCTCGCTGCTCGACATGGGCATCAGCCTGCCGGACGAGATCGCCTTCTCCGTGGTCGGGCCGGGGCAGACCAGCACCGCATTGCCGATCAGCCAGCTGCGCAACCTCAACTCCGATTCGATCTTCGCCACCGTGCCCAATGCCACGGTGAAGCTGCACGACGAGCGCTCGGACGCGAAGATCCTCGCCAATCCGAAGATCCGCGTGAAGAGCAAGGAGAAGGCGAGCATCCTCATCGGCGACAAGGTGCCGGTGATCACCTCCACGTCCACTTCGACGGGCTTCGTGTCGGAAACGGTCAACTACGTGGACGTGGGCCTGAAGCTCGAAGTGGAGCCCGCCGTCTACGCAGGCGACGAGGTTTCGATCAAGGTGAGCCTGGAGGTCAGCAACCTGGTGCGCGAGATCGTGACCAAGTCGGGCACGCTGTCCTATCAGATCGGTACGCGCAACGCGCAGACCGTGCTGCGCCTGAAGGACGGCGAGATGCAGATCCTCGCCGGCCTGATCAACAAGGAGGATCGACAGGTCGCCAACGGCTGGCCGTTCATCTCGCGCTTCCCGATCCTTAACCGCATCTTCGGCACGCAGAAGGACGACGTCCAGAACACGGAGATCGTGCTGTCGATCCGGCCGCGCCTGGTCCGTGGCGTGCGTCATGCCGGGCTGGACGAGATGGAGTTCGAGAGCGGCACGGCTTCGTACCTGCGTGGCCGCAATGGCGCGCCGCCGGCCGAGCCGGAAGTCCAGGCGCCTGCCGCGACGGCGCCGACCGGCGCGGGCGCGGCGTCACCGGGCGCCGCCGTTCCGTCGGCGCTGCCGTCCGATGCGCCTGCGCAGGCGCAGCCCTTGCCGCCTTCGTCCAACGTCCTGCTGGACTGGGCCGTGCCCGGCGAGGTGCGCGCCGGCGAACAGTTCACGGCGGTGCTCAACATCAGCGCGTTGAAGGCGATCGAGCAGCTCCCCGTGCTGATCGGTTTCGATCCCAAGGTGCTGCAGGTGGTCGGCATCGAGGAAGGCATGTTCATGTCGCAGGGCGGCGGCCAGAGCACGCTGACGCAGCAGGTGAACCTGTCGGACGGAAAGATCGTCGCCACCGCGACGCGCCAGGGCACGGCGGTGTCGGGCCAGGGCACGCTGCTGCAGATCAACTTCCGCGCGTTGGCCGCGGCCGACCGCACCGACGTGCGCGTGCTGTCGGCCACGCCCGCGCCGGAGCAGGTGGGGCCCGCGCGCACCGCCAGCGTCGCGATCAAGGTCCGATGA
- a CDS encoding type II secretion system protein gives MSRRRTAGFSFIELMASLAIMAVLLLIAVPAARMATQRYREAELRTALAQIRGAIDRYKRAAEQGRVEVESGASGYPPDLTVLVEGVEDVSTPERKQLYFLRRLPRDPFYAGSEASPEDTWGLRSYDSPPDDPAPGDDVFDVHSLSDGVGLNGVAYKDW, from the coding sequence ATGAGCCGGCGCCGCACCGCGGGTTTCAGCTTCATCGAACTGATGGCGTCGCTCGCCATCATGGCGGTGCTGCTGCTCATCGCGGTGCCGGCGGCGCGCATGGCGACGCAGCGCTACCGCGAGGCCGAGCTGCGCACCGCGCTGGCGCAGATCCGCGGTGCGATCGATCGCTACAAGCGCGCGGCCGAGCAGGGCAGGGTCGAGGTCGAAAGCGGCGCCAGCGGCTATCCGCCGGACCTCACGGTGCTGGTGGAAGGCGTGGAGGACGTGAGCACGCCGGAGCGCAAACAGCTGTACTTCCTGCGGCGTTTGCCGCGCGACCCGTTCTACGCGGGAAGCGAAGCATCGCCGGAGGACACCTGGGGCCTGCGCAGTTACGACAGTCCTCCCGACGATCCGGCTCCCGGCGATGACGTGTTCGACGTGCACAGTCTTTCCGACGGCGTCGGTCTCAACGGTGTTGCCTACAAGGACTGGTGA
- a CDS encoding type II secretion system protein: MDASRRRGFSLIELLVVMAIIAALVTIAMPRYQASVQTARLTALKENLRILRASLDRYYEDKGVYPESLQALVEANYLKGVPMDPVSESAQSWVLVDDPEGEVDGIVDVRSGAQGATPDGVAYAEL, from the coding sequence ATGGATGCTTCGCGTCGACGTGGATTCAGCCTGATCGAACTGCTGGTGGTGATGGCGATCATCGCCGCGCTGGTGACGATTGCCATGCCGCGCTACCAGGCGTCGGTGCAGACGGCCCGCCTGACCGCGCTCAAGGAAAACCTGCGCATCCTGCGCGCGAGCCTGGACCGGTATTACGAGGACAAGGGCGTCTATCCCGAATCGCTGCAGGCGTTGGTGGAAGCCAATTACCTCAAGGGCGTGCCGATGGATCCGGTCAGCGAAAGCGCGCAGAGCTGGGTGCTGGTGGACGATCCCGAAGGCGAGGTCGATGGCATCGTCGACGTCCGCAGCGGTGCGCAGGGCGCAACGCCCGATGGCGTGGCTTACGCGGAACTGTGA
- a CDS encoding rhodanese-like domain-containing protein encodes MTGPARHRKGPLLAATLCTLAFALALPTSAIAATTCPLAAAQAPASPSQAPLAPEDRTCLIDARALGAKPVLYDLRSRSDYASFHIPDAQHASVAEVSRLLRDRPGAVVLYDGGKFRSDAFLLCKRLRDEGLKNFRIIDGGIAAWAQVQRRAERLEVSRLSDAEVSAALSDRNVSAVALSDGYAPVLSEHRIRQATKGSTGRKVLIADTFIPSARLEASLDGKGGPVLYWTGDRDRLVALIHTHLRQDQKRTAGPAQSTACSAL; translated from the coding sequence ATGACTGGACCCGCTCGACACCGCAAAGGCCCGCTTCTTGCGGCCACGCTGTGCACCCTCGCCTTCGCACTCGCGTTGCCGACGTCGGCAATCGCGGCCACCACCTGCCCGCTGGCGGCCGCGCAGGCACCTGCATCGCCATCGCAGGCACCGCTGGCGCCCGAGGACCGAACCTGCCTGATCGATGCGCGCGCGCTTGGCGCGAAGCCGGTGCTTTATGACCTGCGCAGCCGGAGCGACTACGCGTCCTTCCACATCCCCGACGCGCAACACGCCAGCGTGGCCGAAGTGTCCCGCCTGCTTCGCGACCGTCCCGGCGCGGTCGTGCTTTACGACGGCGGCAAGTTCCGCTCCGACGCCTTCCTGCTGTGCAAGCGCCTGCGCGATGAAGGCCTGAAGAATTTCAGGATCATCGACGGCGGCATCGCCGCGTGGGCGCAGGTGCAGCGTCGTGCGGAACGACTGGAAGTGAGCCGCCTGTCCGATGCGGAAGTATCGGCCGCGCTGTCGGACCGCAACGTTTCCGCGGTCGCGCTGAGCGACGGCTATGCCCCGGTGCTGTCCGAACACCGGATCCGGCAGGCCACCAAAGGCTCGACCGGAAGGAAGGTCCTGATCGCGGACACCTTCATCCCGAGCGCACGGCTGGAAGCGTCACTGGATGGCAAAGGCGGGCCGGTGCTGTACTGGACCGGCGACCGCGATCGACTCGTCGCCCTGATCCATACGCACCTGCGCCAGGACCAGAAGCGGACCGCCGGTCCCGCGCAGTCAACCGCCTGCAGCGCGCTGTGA
- a CDS encoding EamA family transporter, producing the protein MPARDLILVLIVVLSWAVNFLTSALAMREIPPFLFTALRFALLALPLMWLVKRPAPGQWPRLLAVCLCIGVLHFGLSFTALKLAGDLSSPAIVMQSYVPMTTLLAWWWLGERFAWRTGLAIAISFAGVLVLGFDPMVLDHPMSLLLMLVSAAFLAIGTVLMKGLRDMDVYSQQGWTAVFSVLPLLAISAWLEPGALARLPEVSWVAWTGAAYAAFVSSLLGHGLYYVLVQRYPVAQVTPWLLLVPVLAIGLGIAFWGDRPGPRLLLGGVMVLGGVLLIALRALRRQRPAPAAEEI; encoded by the coding sequence ATGCCCGCCCGCGATCTCATCCTGGTCCTCATCGTCGTCCTGTCCTGGGCGGTGAACTTCCTCACCTCCGCGCTGGCGATGCGCGAGATCCCGCCGTTCCTGTTCACCGCGCTGCGTTTCGCGCTGCTCGCGCTGCCGCTCATGTGGCTGGTCAAGCGACCGGCGCCGGGGCAGTGGCCGCGCCTGCTGGCGGTGTGCCTGTGCATCGGCGTGCTGCATTTCGGGTTGAGCTTCACCGCGCTGAAGCTGGCCGGCGACCTCTCCTCGCCCGCGATCGTCATGCAGAGCTACGTGCCGATGACCACGCTGCTGGCGTGGTGGTGGCTGGGCGAGCGCTTCGCATGGCGCACGGGATTGGCGATCGCGATCAGCTTCGCCGGCGTGCTGGTGCTGGGGTTCGATCCGATGGTGCTCGACCATCCGATGTCGCTGCTGCTGATGCTGGTGTCGGCGGCGTTCCTGGCCATCGGCACGGTGCTGATGAAGGGCCTGCGCGACATGGACGTCTACAGCCAGCAGGGCTGGACGGCGGTGTTCAGCGTGCTGCCGTTGCTGGCGATCAGTGCCTGGCTGGAGCCGGGCGCGCTGGCGCGATTGCCGGAGGTGAGCTGGGTCGCGTGGACGGGCGCGGCTTACGCCGCGTTCGTGTCCTCGCTGCTCGGGCACGGTCTGTACTACGTGCTGGTGCAGCGTTACCCGGTCGCACAGGTCACGCCGTGGCTGCTGCTGGTGCCGGTACTGGCGATCGGGCTCGGCATCGCGTTCTGGGGCGACCGGCCCGGCCCGCGGCTGTTGCTGGGCGGCGTGATGGTGCTGGGCGGCGTGCTGCTGATCGCACTGCGCGCACTGCGCCGCCAGCGGCCCGCGCCGGCGGCGGAAGAGATCTAA
- a CDS encoding DUF5339 family protein, with amino-acid sequence MKHLLITLMCGLALTACAKKEDTNAANPTATPAPAAAAPANTGLPAECEDYINRVKACVAKSGGEAAAAQFQQMLDQSKAQWEATPDKASLVPSCKAANDQFAQTAAMLKCE; translated from the coding sequence ATGAAGCACCTGCTGATCACCTTGATGTGCGGCCTCGCGCTGACCGCCTGCGCGAAGAAGGAAGACACCAACGCCGCCAACCCCACCGCCACGCCTGCCCCCGCAGCCGCTGCACCCGCCAACACCGGCCTGCCCGCCGAGTGCGAGGACTACATCAACCGCGTGAAGGCCTGCGTGGCCAAGTCGGGTGGCGAGGCGGCGGCGGCCCAGTTCCAGCAGATGCTGGACCAGTCGAAGGCGCAGTGGGAAGCCACGCCCGACAAGGCCAGCCTGGTCCCGTCGTGCAAGGCCGCGAACGACCAGTTCGCGCAAACCGCCGCGATGCTCAAGTGCGAGTGA
- a CDS encoding MBL fold metallo-hydrolase, with product MATILFDQPGHRCIAFSDLVRGDDGVQANQFLIQHGAHNALLDPGGALLYNPLILAMGEFVAPTDVTWLLCSHQDPDIIGSVDKWLLYTNTTVVCSKLWGRFVPHVVPGYLRNTGSDRYLLLPDEGGRIPMGDSFVRALPAHFMHSVGNFSFFDPISRILFSGDVGASMVPSRTPYAFVTDFHAHVPRMEGFHRRYMASNRVTRLWARMVRELAPAMIVPQHGLPMRGEEMASFLDWLEGLECGVDLVGPADYRL from the coding sequence ATGGCGACCATTCTTTTCGACCAGCCCGGCCACCGTTGCATCGCCTTCAGCGATCTGGTGCGCGGCGACGACGGCGTACAGGCCAACCAGTTCCTGATCCAGCACGGCGCCCACAACGCGCTTCTGGATCCCGGCGGTGCGCTGCTCTACAACCCCCTGATCCTGGCGATGGGCGAGTTCGTCGCGCCGACCGATGTGACCTGGTTGCTGTGTTCCCATCAGGACCCGGACATCATCGGTTCGGTCGACAAGTGGCTGCTCTACACCAACACCACCGTGGTGTGCTCGAAGCTGTGGGGCCGTTTCGTGCCGCACGTGGTGCCGGGCTACCTTCGCAATACCGGAAGCGACCGCTACCTGCTGCTGCCCGACGAAGGCGGTCGCATCCCGATGGGCGACAGCTTCGTGCGCGCGTTGCCGGCGCACTTCATGCATTCGGTGGGGAATTTCAGCTTCTTCGATCCGATCAGCCGGATCCTGTTTTCAGGCGACGTCGGCGCCTCGATGGTGCCCAGCCGCACGCCGTATGCGTTCGTCACCGACTTCCACGCGCACGTGCCGCGCATGGAAGGCTTCCATCGGCGCTACATGGCGTCCAATCGCGTCACGCGCCTGTGGGCGCGGATGGTGCGCGAACTTGCGCCTGCGATGATCGTGCCGCAGCACGGGCTGCCGATGCGCGGCGAGGAAATGGCGAGCTTCCTCGACTGGCTCGAAGGCCTGGAGTGCGGCGTGGACCTCGTCGGGCCGGCGGACTACCGGCTCTGA
- a CDS encoding Mpo1-like protein, protein MNTATESHSSVERPIDRWFAHYSADHRNATNQMIHVICVPAILWSVIALLWCIPAPGTWFSAGFWAGAAMLATVLFYYRASRMLGLAMLVMYVLMGLLTKWIHDSFGTATLLWLAVGVFVVAWIGQFIGHSKRFENKRPSFLTDLTYLLIGPAWVLSKLLRKAGIRY, encoded by the coding sequence ATGAACACCGCCACCGAATCGCACTCGTCCGTCGAACGCCCCATCGACCGCTGGTTCGCCCACTACTCGGCCGACCATCGCAATGCCACCAACCAGATGATCCATGTGATCTGCGTGCCCGCGATCCTGTGGAGCGTGATCGCGCTGCTGTGGTGCATCCCCGCACCGGGCACGTGGTTCAGCGCCGGCTTCTGGGCCGGCGCGGCGATGCTGGCCACCGTACTGTTCTACTACCGCGCCTCGCGCATGCTCGGCCTGGCCATGCTGGTGATGTACGTGCTGATGGGCCTGCTCACCAAGTGGATCCACGACAGCTTCGGCACCGCGACGCTGCTGTGGTTGGCCGTCGGCGTGTTCGTGGTGGCGTGGATCGGACAGTTCATCGGCCACAGCAAGCGCTTCGAGAACAAGCGCCCCAGCTTCCTCACCGACCTGACCTATCTGCTCATCGGTCCGGCGTGGGTGCTGTCCAAGCTGCTGCGCAAGGCCGGCATCCGCTACTGA
- a CDS encoding alpha/beta fold hydrolase has product MHASHPFAGKHVVIVHGYTASPAANWFPWLADTLVAAGARVDVPAMPAPLAPEPTAWTAALRAVAPIVDNDTFLVGHSLGCIAVLRHLLALPERTQAGGIVLVSGFERTLDTLPELSAFTDSPLDHLQVRRRAGHRASIFSDNDTIVAPAASRDLAVALDTTVAMVAGGGHFLDRDGFTQLPQVLETLERFATSPD; this is encoded by the coding sequence ATGCACGCCTCGCATCCCTTTGCCGGCAAGCACGTCGTGATCGTTCACGGCTACACCGCATCGCCTGCAGCCAACTGGTTCCCCTGGCTCGCCGATACCTTGGTCGCCGCGGGCGCGCGGGTCGATGTACCGGCGATGCCGGCCCCGCTGGCGCCCGAGCCCACCGCGTGGACGGCGGCACTGCGCGCGGTGGCGCCCATCGTGGACAACGACACCTTCCTGGTGGGCCACAGCCTCGGGTGCATCGCGGTGCTGCGGCATCTGCTGGCGCTGCCCGAGCGCACGCAGGCGGGCGGCATCGTGCTGGTGTCGGGCTTCGAGCGCACGCTGGACACGCTGCCGGAACTCTCGGCTTTCACCGACAGCCCGCTGGATCATCTCCAAGTCCGGCGCCGTGCCGGGCATCGGGCGTCGATCTTCTCGGACAACGACACCATCGTGGCGCCGGCAGCGTCGCGCGACCTGGCCGTCGCGCTGGATACAACGGTCGCGATGGTGGCCGGCGGCGGCCACTTCCTCGACCGGGACGGCTTCACCCAGCTCCCCCAGGTCCTGGAAACGCTGGAACGCTTCGCGACCTCTCCGGACTGA
- a CDS encoding phosphoribosylaminoimidazolesuccinocarboxamide synthase gives MSTTLLQSDLPGLHLRHRGKVRDVFDLPADRLPAGAGECLLMVATDRLSAFDVVLPDPIPGKGEMLCQISNFWFGKTEHIIRNHLTGIDVASVLPQGVDAALYGKRAVVTKRLKPVPVECIARGYLIGSGWKDYQRTGRVSGIALPDGLRQAEQLAEPIFTPSTKAAVGDHDENIDFDTAVRTVGADLAEQVRDATLRLYKFARDFAAERGIILADTKFEFGLDADGRLYVMDEMLTPDSSRYWPADQYEVGTSPPSYDKQFVRDYLETLEWNKTPPGPNLPAEVIDRTRAKYAEALMKLAGISVD, from the coding sequence TTGTCCACGACCCTGCTCCAGTCCGACCTTCCCGGCCTCCACCTGCGCCATCGCGGCAAGGTCCGCGACGTATTCGACCTGCCCGCCGACCGACTGCCCGCCGGCGCCGGCGAATGCCTGTTGATGGTCGCCACCGACCGGCTCTCGGCCTTCGACGTGGTGCTGCCCGACCCGATCCCCGGCAAGGGCGAGATGCTCTGTCAGATCAGCAACTTCTGGTTCGGCAAGACCGAGCACATCATCCGCAACCACCTCACCGGCATCGACGTCGCTTCGGTCCTGCCGCAGGGCGTGGACGCCGCGCTGTACGGCAAGCGCGCGGTGGTGACCAAGCGCCTGAAGCCCGTGCCGGTGGAATGCATCGCGCGCGGCTACCTCATCGGCAGCGGCTGGAAGGACTACCAGCGCACCGGTCGCGTCAGCGGCATCGCCCTGCCCGACGGCCTGCGCCAGGCCGAGCAACTCGCCGAGCCGATCTTCACCCCGTCGACCAAGGCCGCCGTCGGCGACCATGACGAGAACATCGACTTCGACACCGCCGTGCGCACGGTCGGCGCAGACCTGGCCGAACAGGTGCGCGACGCGACGTTGCGCCTGTACAAGTTCGCCCGCGATTTCGCGGCCGAGCGCGGGATCATCCTGGCCGACACCAAGTTCGAGTTCGGCCTGGATGCCGACGGTCGCCTGTACGTGATGGACGAGATGCTCACGCCGGACTCCTCGCGCTACTGGCCGGCCGATCAGTACGAAGTCGGCACCAGCCCGCCGAGCTACGACAAGCAGTTCGTGCGCGACTACCTGGAAACGCTGGAGTGGAACAAGACGCCGCCGGGCCCGAACCTGCCGGCCGAGGTCATCGATCGCACGCGCGCGAAGTACGCCGAAGCGTTGATGAAGCTGGCGGGGATTTCGGTCGATTGA
- a CDS encoding DnaJ domain-containing protein gives MKRWYGKLLGFFAGAALFRTNPLFGALVGLLIGHAFDTDWFKLRRDNPYAALGLTSDATDAEVDQAYRRLIAQYHPDRMAGAAAELREHAELKAREINQAYDRIKTMRRGR, from the coding sequence ATGAAACGCTGGTACGGCAAGCTGCTCGGCTTCTTCGCGGGCGCCGCCCTGTTCCGCACCAACCCGCTGTTCGGGGCCCTGGTCGGGCTGCTGATCGGCCATGCCTTCGACACCGACTGGTTCAAGCTGCGCCGGGACAACCCGTATGCCGCGCTGGGCCTGACGTCGGATGCGACCGATGCCGAGGTCGACCAGGCCTACCGGCGCCTGATCGCCCAGTACCACCCCGACCGCATGGCCGGCGCCGCGGCCGAACTGCGCGAGCACGCCGAGCTCAAGGCGCGCGAGATCAACCAGGCCTACGACCGCATCAAGACGATGCGTCGTGGTCGATAG
- the rpe gene encoding ribulose-phosphate 3-epimerase: MQSTVIAPSILSANFAKLGEEVDNVLKAGADWVHFDVMDNHYVPNLTIGPMVCEALRKHGVTAPIDVHLMVEPVDRIVPDFAKAGATLISFHPEASAHVHRTIQLIKSHGCQAGLVLNPATPIDVLDWVLEELDMVLLMSVNPGFGGQSFIPSALEKLRRVREKIDATGKPIRLEIDGGVKADNIAEIAAAGADTFVAGSAIFNASDYADVIKRMKDAVTKVRG; the protein is encoded by the coding sequence ATGCAATCCACGGTCATCGCCCCGTCCATCCTCTCGGCCAACTTCGCCAAGCTCGGCGAGGAGGTCGACAACGTCCTCAAGGCCGGTGCCGACTGGGTGCACTTCGACGTGATGGACAACCACTACGTCCCCAACCTGACCATCGGCCCGATGGTGTGCGAGGCGCTGCGCAAGCACGGCGTCACCGCGCCGATCGACGTGCACCTGATGGTCGAACCGGTGGACCGCATCGTGCCCGACTTCGCCAAGGCCGGCGCCACGCTGATCAGCTTCCACCCCGAAGCCAGCGCGCACGTGCACCGCACGATCCAGCTCATCAAGTCGCACGGCTGCCAGGCCGGGCTCGTGCTCAATCCCGCCACGCCGATCGACGTGCTGGACTGGGTGCTGGAGGAGCTGGACATGGTGCTGCTGATGTCGGTCAACCCCGGCTTCGGCGGCCAGAGCTTCATTCCCTCCGCGCTGGAGAAGCTGCGCCGCGTGCGCGAGAAGATCGACGCCACCGGCAAGCCGATCCGCCTGGAGATCGACGGCGGCGTGAAGGCCGACAACATCGCCGAAATCGCCGCGGCGGGCGCTGACACCTTCGTCGCCGGCTCGGCGATCTTCAATGCCTCCGACTATGCCGACGTCATCAAGCGAATGAAGGACGCCGTGACGAAGGTGCGCGGATGA
- the rraA gene encoding ribonuclease E activity regulator RraA, with protein MKTCDLCDLHDAQVRVVDLPLMDFGGRIAFNGVVSTVKAFEDNSRVREAVEEPGQGRVLVIDGGGSTRRAMLGDLLAAKAAENNWAGVVVFGVIRDSDAIGVIDLGVKALGTCPRKTDKLGAGERDVDVEFGGVRIRAGDWLCADEDGVVVADTDLR; from the coding sequence ATGAAGACCTGCGACCTGTGCGACCTGCACGACGCTCAGGTGCGCGTCGTCGATTTGCCGCTGATGGATTTCGGCGGTCGGATCGCGTTCAACGGCGTGGTCAGCACGGTCAAGGCATTCGAGGACAACTCGCGTGTTCGCGAAGCCGTCGAGGAACCGGGGCAGGGCCGCGTGCTGGTGATCGACGGCGGCGGCTCCACGCGCCGCGCGATGCTCGGCGACCTGCTCGCCGCCAAGGCCGCGGAGAACAACTGGGCCGGCGTGGTGGTGTTCGGCGTGATCCGCGACAGCGACGCCATTGGCGTGATCGACCTGGGCGTGAAGGCGCTGGGCACCTGCCCGCGCAAGACCGACAAGCTCGGCGCGGGCGAGCGCGACGTGGACGTGGAATTCGGCGGCGTACGCATCCGCGCGGGCGACTGGCTGTGCGCGGACGAAGACGGCGTGGTCGTGGCCGATACCGATTTGCGCTGA
- the yegS gene encoding lipid kinase YegS, with protein sequence MADHWRLLLNGKSAADDALREAVASMREAGVALDVRVSWERGDAKRYVDEALADGASCVIAAGGDGTLGEVAAALADRDEDADALPALGLVPLGTANDFATAATIPQEPLDALRLIRGTTPHAIDLLRVAADGERHWCANLASGGFGTEVTVETDDGLKKLLGGLAYLVTGIARVGRIEPIVAHLHADGFDWRGALIALGVGNGRQAGGGQVLCPDARIDDGLLDLTVIPELSGELATTVGTLVREGRGAALERVGERARMRALVIEAETPMALNLDGEPVQARRFEIACVPARLRMHLPEHCPLLATARLPLR encoded by the coding sequence ATGGCCGATCACTGGCGCTTGCTCCTCAACGGAAAATCCGCGGCCGACGACGCGTTGCGCGAGGCGGTCGCCTCGATGCGCGAAGCAGGCGTCGCGCTCGACGTGCGCGTGAGCTGGGAGCGGGGCGATGCGAAGCGCTACGTCGATGAAGCCCTGGCCGACGGCGCATCGTGCGTCATCGCCGCAGGCGGCGACGGCACGCTGGGCGAAGTGGCCGCGGCGCTCGCCGATCGCGATGAAGACGCCGACGCCTTGCCCGCCCTCGGCCTCGTGCCGTTGGGCACGGCGAACGATTTCGCCACTGCCGCGACGATCCCGCAGGAACCGCTCGACGCCCTGCGACTGATACGCGGCACCACGCCCCACGCGATCGACCTGTTGCGTGTGGCGGCCGACGGCGAACGCCACTGGTGCGCCAACCTCGCCAGCGGCGGCTTCGGCACCGAAGTCACCGTGGAGACCGACGACGGCCTGAAGAAGCTGCTCGGCGGCCTGGCCTATCTGGTCACGGGCATCGCGCGCGTGGGCCGCATCGAACCGATCGTGGCGCACCTGCACGCGGACGGCTTCGACTGGCGCGGCGCACTGATCGCACTGGGCGTGGGCAACGGACGCCAGGCCGGCGGCGGGCAGGTCCTGTGCCCGGACGCGCGCATCGACGACGGCCTGCTCGACCTGACGGTGATTCCCGAACTCTCCGGCGAGCTGGCCACCACCGTCGGCACGCTCGTGCGCGAAGGGCGCGGCGCGGCACTGGAGCGCGTGGGCGAGCGCGCCCGCATGCGCGCGCTCGTCATCGAAGCCGAAACGCCGATGGCCCTCAACCTCGACGGCGAGCCCGTGCAGGCACGGCGTTTCGAGATCGCCTGCGTGCCGGCGCGGCTGCGCATGCATCTGCCCGAACACTGTCCGCTGCTGGCGACGGCTCGCCTGCCGCTGCGCTGA